Proteins co-encoded in one Octopus sinensis linkage group LG6, ASM634580v1, whole genome shotgun sequence genomic window:
- the LOC115213517 gene encoding uncharacterized protein LOC115213517 isoform X4, translated as MEFRFVAAILLIAVSTVYSQSIMTLCQQTQVRAGSHFVRSPSNCSEFYLCNAMFPIPLACGNQTVFSQSQQVCVWRNSQYDDCDKPVYGGRFDDPLCNQYPDGMNRDPADCHRYIPCFKRTSYPSMPCQFNLFFDPQTQRCSEIPPPYCQNQ; from the exons ATGGAGTTCCGTTTTGTGGCCGCCATTCTCTTGATCGCAGTGTCAACAGTCTACAGTCAGAGTATCATGACTCTGTGTCAGCAGACACAAGTTAGAGCCGGATCACATTTTGTCCGATCCCcaagtaactgcagtgaattctACTTATGTAATGCTATGTTTCCCATACCGTTGGCATGTGGTAACCAAACTGTGTTTTCTCAATCTCAACAAGTCTGTGTGTGGCGGAACAGCCAATATGATGACTGCGACAAACCAGTTTATGGAGGAAGATTCG ATGATCCTCTCTGTAACCAATACCCAGACGGCATGAACCGTGACCCTGCTGACTGCCACAGGTATATTCCCTGTTTCAAGCGTACCTCATACCCTTCCATGCCGTGTCAATTCAATCTTTTCTTTGACCCCCAAACTCAAAGATGTAGCGAAATTCCTCCGCCATATTGTCAAAACCAAT aA
- the LOC115213517 gene encoding uncharacterized protein LOC115213517 isoform X2 translates to MEFRFVAAILLIAVSTVYSQSIMTLCQQTQIRAGSHFVRSPNNCSEFYLCNAMFPIPMACGYRTVFSQSQQVCVWRGSQYDDCDKPVYGGRFDDPLCNQYPTGMNRDPSDCHRYIPCFKRNSYPSMPCQFNLYFDPQTQRCSEIRPPYCQNQ, encoded by the exons ATGGAGTTCCGTTTTGTGGCCGCCATTCTCTTGATCGCAGTGTCAACAGTCTACAGTCAAAGTATCATGACTCTGTGTCAGCAGACACAAATTAGAGCCGGATCACATTTTGTCCGATCACCAAATAACTGCAGTGAATTCTACTTATGTAATGCAATGTTTCCCATACCGATGGCATGTGGTTATCGAACTGTGTTTTCTCAATCTCAACAAGTCTGTGTGTGGCGGGGCAGCCAATATGATGACTGCGACAAACCAGTTTATGGAGGAAGATTCG ATGATCCACTCTGTAACCAATACCCAACCGGGATGAACCGTGACCCTAGTGACTGCCACAGGTATATTCCCTGTTTCAAGCGTAACTCATACCCTTCCATGCCGTGTCAATTCAATCTTTACTTTGACCCCCAAACTCAAAGATGTAGCGAAATTCGTCCGCCATATTGTCAAAACCAAT aA
- the LOC115213517 gene encoding uncharacterized protein LOC115213517 isoform X5 yields MEFRFVAAILLIAVSTVYSQSIMTLCQQTQIRAGSHFVRSPNNCSEFYLCNAMFPIPMACGYRTVFSQSQQVCVWRGSQYDDCDKPVYGGRFDDPLCNQYPDGMNRDPADCHRYIPCFKRTSYPSMPCQFNLFFDPQTQRCSEIPPPYCQNQ; encoded by the exons ATGGAGTTCCGTTTTGTGGCCGCCATTCTCTTGATCGCAGTGTCAACAGTCTACAGTCAAAGTATCATGACTCTGTGTCAGCAGACACAAATTAGAGCCGGATCACATTTTGTCCGATCACCAAATAACTGCAGTGAATTCTACTTATGTAATGCAATGTTTCCCATACCGATGGCATGTGGTTATCGAACTGTGTTTTCTCAATCTCAACAAGTCTGTGTGTGGCGGGGCAGCCAATATGATGACTGCGACAAACCAGTTTATGGAGGAAGATTCG ATGATCCTCTCTGTAACCAATACCCAGACGGCATGAACCGTGACCCTGCTGACTGCCACAGGTATATTCCCTGTTTCAAGCGTACCTCATACCCTTCCATGCCGTGTCAATTCAATCTTTTCTTTGACCCCCAAACTCAAAGATGTAGCGAAATTCCTCCGCCATATTGTCAAAACCAAT aA